A single Paenibacillus sp. FSL R5-0517 DNA region contains:
- a CDS encoding ImmA/IrrE family metallo-endopeptidase: MDDIIHKLVRKYKTTDPFAIAQARNILVRFVSFDEGTRGLYYRKLRRRFIVIDNGLTEEWQRVVCAHELAHDCMHPGISQFWMDKHTFFNIGKFERQANTFALKLLTYGKPSEQCESMEHYLISCGIPQELHHLYEL, encoded by the coding sequence TTGGATGATATCATTCACAAGCTTGTTCGTAAATATAAAACAACCGACCCTTTTGCAATTGCACAGGCAAGGAACATATTGGTTAGGTTTGTTAGTTTCGATGAGGGAACGCGGGGTCTATACTACCGAAAACTCAGGCGTAGATTCATTGTGATAGACAACGGCTTGACTGAGGAATGGCAGAGGGTCGTATGTGCACATGAACTAGCCCACGACTGCATGCATCCAGGTATAAGTCAGTTTTGGATGGATAAACATACCTTCTTTAACATTGGCAAATTTGAACGTCAAGCAAATACTTTTGCATTGAAACTTCTTACCTATGGCAAACCATCGGAACAATGTGAATCCATGGAACATTATCTAATTAGTTGTGGTATCCCTCAGGAATTACACCATCTATATGAACTATAA